One Gimesia aquarii DNA segment encodes these proteins:
- a CDS encoding SulP family inorganic anion transporter: protein MLAYFSKHTASVKDDILSGFTVALALVPEAVAFAFVAGVPPTVGLYSAFFIGFISSLTGGRPGMISGATGAMAVVVVSLVAMHGIQYLFPAVILCGLLQITVGVLRLGKLIRLVPHSVMLGFVNGLAIVIGLAQIGSFKTLGVDGKMTFLPGTSLTIMIFLVALTMSIILLLPRMTKAIPSSLAAIIVVSMIAIGINKFAPENWNPTGQANVVQTVDDLMMNNLKAKAVKDAALAVQTSENPEIQNDPQITADLSVLNEEQISTAMASVKATAEPLPMLFFLDSRYVLAPLSWETFMIIMPFSLILAGVGLIESLMTLTLIDEITETRGSGNRECIGQGAANIVCGLFGGMGGCAMIGQSLINVNSGGRGRLSGVVAAVGLLTLVVLLKPVISMVPMAALVGVMFMVVIGTFEWSTLHTWNKVPKSDVFVMVLVAGYTVLFHNLAIAVLLGIVVQALIFAWHHATHMMADIHFEDDTKVYQLHGPLFFASVSSFRELLDPVNDPPFVAIDFYFSRVYDQSAIESINKIAERYRQEGKELHLRNLNADCKRMIEKAGDLAEVEISEDQHYHITKMI, encoded by the coding sequence ATGTTAGCGTATTTTTCGAAGCATACTGCTTCTGTCAAGGATGATATTTTATCGGGCTTCACTGTGGCACTGGCTTTAGTGCCTGAAGCTGTTGCGTTTGCTTTTGTTGCTGGTGTCCCCCCTACTGTGGGATTGTATTCTGCTTTCTTTATAGGGTTTATCAGTTCGCTGACCGGTGGTCGCCCGGGTATGATCTCTGGTGCTACGGGAGCGATGGCTGTCGTGGTTGTCTCGCTAGTCGCCATGCATGGCATCCAATACCTGTTCCCCGCCGTTATTCTGTGTGGCTTACTTCAAATCACCGTGGGTGTACTGAGGTTGGGAAAACTGATTCGCCTGGTTCCGCATTCCGTGATGTTAGGATTTGTGAATGGACTGGCGATTGTGATTGGCCTGGCACAAATTGGAAGTTTCAAAACACTGGGTGTCGATGGAAAAATGACGTTCCTACCGGGAACTTCATTAACCATAATGATTTTCCTTGTTGCGTTGACGATGTCTATCATCTTGTTGCTACCCCGGATGACGAAAGCCATTCCGAGTTCGCTCGCTGCGATTATCGTGGTTTCTATGATCGCTATCGGGATCAACAAATTTGCTCCTGAGAACTGGAATCCAACAGGGCAGGCAAATGTTGTGCAAACTGTTGACGATCTGATGATGAATAACCTCAAAGCGAAAGCCGTTAAAGATGCTGCTCTGGCAGTTCAAACTTCTGAAAATCCTGAGATTCAAAACGATCCACAAATAACTGCTGATCTTTCCGTATTAAACGAGGAACAAATCAGCACAGCTATGGCTTCCGTGAAAGCAACAGCAGAACCGTTACCGATGCTGTTCTTTCTCGATTCTCGGTATGTGCTTGCTCCCCTCTCTTGGGAAACATTCATGATCATCATGCCCTTCTCATTGATCCTGGCCGGAGTTGGATTGATTGAATCGTTAATGACTCTCACATTAATCGATGAAATCACCGAAACACGCGGCAGCGGAAACCGCGAATGTATTGGTCAGGGAGCGGCTAACATTGTCTGTGGACTGTTTGGAGGCATGGGTGGTTGTGCGATGATCGGACAATCTTTAATCAATGTCAATTCCGGAGGACGTGGTCGACTTTCGGGCGTTGTGGCTGCAGTAGGCTTATTGACCCTGGTTGTACTTTTGAAGCCTGTCATTTCTATGGTTCCCATGGCGGCGCTGGTCGGTGTGATGTTCATGGTTGTGATTGGAACATTCGAATGGAGCACGCTGCATACCTGGAATAAAGTTCCCAAAAGTGATGTCTTCGTGATGGTTCTCGTCGCAGGCTATACAGTCCTGTTTCACAATCTCGCGATCGCGGTACTGCTGGGGATTGTCGTTCAGGCACTCATTTTTGCATGGCATCATGCCACACATATGATGGCTGATATTCATTTTGAAGATGACACCAAAGTGTATCAATTACATGGTCCCTTGTTTTTTGCATCAGTCAGTAGCTTCCGGGAACTACTAGACCCGGTGAATGATCCACCTTTTGTTGCCATCGATTTCTACTTCTCTCGCGTCTATGACCAATCGGCGATTGAATCGATTAACAAAATTGCGGAACGCTATCGGCAGGAAGGAAAAGAATTACACCTGAGAAATCTCAACGCCGACTGCAAACGCATGATCGAAAAAGCAGGCGATCTGGCAGAAGTCGAAATTTCAGAAGATCAACATTACCATATTACAAAGATGATTTAA